A window of Lonchura striata isolate bLonStr1 chromosome 2, bLonStr1.mat, whole genome shotgun sequence genomic DNA:
TTTTAGAAGACGGTGACTTCAGTGGGAAttggaaagcagaaatatttgtttGAAAAGCAGAAACCTGAGAAGTCTTCCTGCGAACATGGGGAATAACTCAGTGAGGTTAACAGCGATGGCACGTTTTTGCcctctttttgttttggtgtcGTGTTCCTTGCCCGCTTCTCCCCGTGGCCTTGCCTGAGAGGCTCTTGGCACCACAGCATGGTGCAACCTACAACCAAAATCACTCCTTCTCTGCCCCCGCCTGCTCGGGTAAGAGGAACACAGGTGACTCATCCCCACTGTGAGGAACTGCTCACGTTCCCCTGCTCGCTGGATGGGACGCACATGACCGAAAAGTCTCCGTTCTTCCCCGCCTGTGTCCTGCAGCCAAGGACTGGCAGGACAGGGGCGAAGGGCGAGGGATACCTGCCCGTGGGGACATGAGGTGGCACAGCAGCGTGGCAGACCGACGGGGATTCTGGCCGTGCCCAGCTCCGCAGCTCCATGAGAGCGTGGCAATCAGCAGCAGCACGCGTTGTGAGCGAGGGCTGCCACGCTGCAGCTGGACAATGCTCCGGGGCTCGTGTGTGCTTCTTGGGGTGCCGTGCGTGATTCTTGGGGTGCCAtgtgtgattcttggggctcatgtgtgattcttggggtgcCGTGTGCGATTCTTAGGGTGTCatgtgtgattcttggggtgtcgTGTGCAATTCTTGGGGCTCATGTGCGATTCTTGGGGTGTCAtgtgtgattcttggggctCATGTGCGATTCTTGGGGTATCATGTGCGATTCTTGGGGTGTCATGTGTGATTATTGGAATGCCATatgtgattcttggggtgccgtgtgggattcttggggtgtcGTGTGTGATTCTTGGGTTTCAtgtgtgattcttggggctcgtgtgtgattcttggggtgccgtgtgtgattcttggggtgcCGTGTGCAATTCTTGGGGCTCATGTGTGATTCTTGGAGCTCAtgtgtgattcttggggctcatgtgtgattcttggggctcacgtgtgattcttggggtgtaACGTGCGATACTTGGGGTGTCGTGTGCGATTCTTGGGGTGTCatgtgtgattcttggggtgcCGTGTGCGCTTCTTGGGGCTCATGTGCGATTCTTGGGGTGCCGTGTGTGATTCCTGGGGCTCGTGTGCGCTTCTTGGGGCTCATATGCGATTCTCGGGGTGTCATGTGCGATTCGTGGGGTGCCCTGGGCAGGCccaggagctggactcgatGGTCCTGATGGGCTTTTCCAACTCAGGCTGTTCTGTCGCCCCGCGGAGCCCGCGGGGCAGGCTCGGCCCGCGGTTCCCGCCCGGCTCCTCCCTCCGGCTCCTCCCTCCGGCTCCTCCCGCCGGCTCCGggcagcgcggccccgcccgcccgtcCCGCCCGCGGGGCGGCTCCGCTATaagcgcggccgcggccccgcgcccccagAGCCGCCGCTGCGGAGCCGAGGGAGGAGCCGGCCGCGCAGCCCCGGGCGGGAGGAGCCGGCCGCGCAGCCCCGGCCGTGcagccccggccgcgccgccccggcCGTGCCGCCCCGGCCGTGCCGCCCAGCCCTGGCCGtgcccgctccgccgcccggcccgcgccgccgccgccccgccatGATCGTGGAGAGCAGCCGGGACGCGGCGCCCGACGGCGGCGACGGCGGCGCGCTCAGCAGCCCCATCAACCTCGCCTACTTCTACGGGGCCTCACCCCACTCCAGCGAGGGCAGCTGCTCGCCGGCGCACTCCTCCGCGCCGGGCTCGCCGGGCTCCGACTCGGACCTCTCGGTGAGCagccgcggcggcggccggagggagccccggggcggcgcccgccccgcgctgcAAGGTACGGCGGGTCCCCGCGGGCCggcccggggagcgcggggagcGCGGCCCCGAGCCTCCGTGCCGGGAGCGGCCCGGGGAGCGCGGCCCCGAGCCTCCGtgccgggagcggccccggcccggggagcgcGGCCCCGAGCCTCCGtgccgggagcggccccggcccggggagcgcGGCCCCGAGCCTCCGTGCCGGGAGCggcccggggagcgcggggagcGCGGCCCCGAGCCTCCGTGCCGGGAGCGGCCCGGGGAGCGCGGCCCCGAGCCTCCGtgccgggagcggccccggcctGGGGAGCGCGGCCCCGAGCCTCCGtgccgggagcggccccggcccggggagcgcGGCCCCGAGCCTCCGTGCCGGGAGCGGCCCGGGGAGCGCGGCCCCGAGCCTCCGtgccgggagcggccccggcctggggagcgcggggagggagGGCGCAGCGGGACGCGGGGCAGCTCCCCGGCTCCTCTGCTGAGCCGGGGTGTGGGTGCCGTGACACGAGGGTTTCtcctttgggtgtttttttctttgttaaatgTCGTTTGGGTGGCTTCAGTTTGGATTTGTTTTCGTGTCCCCGCAGTTGAGCAGCACATGGGGGGCggaaagcagcacagaggacCTTTCCAGGGCGTGCGTGTGAAGAACTCCGTCAAGGAGCTCCTGCTGCACTTCAGGAGCAGCAAGCAGATGTCCTCGGCTCCTGCCTCCGAGGACAGCAAGGTAACCGGCAGCTTTCTGCGCTGGCAGCTTTCGTTTTAATGGCTACTGGAGCTGGCAAGGAAGCTCTTCGCGGTAATGCTAGAAATGAGCTTCTGCTTTACCTGCTGTGAACACAATTCTCCTTTTCAATGGAAAAATACAGCTGGGGAGAAATCAGAAAGGTTTGCCATGAGAGAAAGAGGCACTTAAAAATGTTCTTACTAAGCTTTATTTTCTAAAGGGAGTCTGGATAAAGATACACTTGTGTTGCGAAACCACAGAAATTCTGTGTTGGCTGGAATGAGATCATTCATTGGAAGGGTTAGGGATTTTTCTCAGATTTGTTTGTCATGCTATTGCACCTCTCTGTGCAAACACACAGTGTAAAGGGTAAACCCTTTCAatctgaaaagacagaaattacAGGAAATTCTGAGAAGATTATAGAGTGTTTTTGATTTGGTTATAGATTACTTTTTCTGAGTGTGTGTTTGAAAGCTTCCTAGATAAGTGTTTTCAGGGGAAGATTTTTGCATAGGGAAGTTCACAGCACTAAGGAAGTGTAAAATTGGCCGGGTTATTTATGTTTCAAAAAAATCCTCTGGTCTCTGGAAGGAATAATGTCTTTCTCTAGATTTTTTGGAGTTCTGTGGTTTTATAACGAATGGCTTGAAAAGCCTAAAGAAAAACAGTGGGTTTTATTTAAGTTTCATTAAAGTATTTCCATTTTCTAACCTTAATTAATAGCAATTAAGTTAGGGTTATACAACCACGTACTAGAATTATTCTAAGGTGTATTCTGTGTTTATAGAAGGAAGTCATGGCTGCTTTCTTGTtgttattggttttttttttttttgggtgggttgttttttgtgtttatttgtttttatttgttttccccCAGAAATAACATTATAATAACagaaaaatttggatttttcttAACAGGCACAAGGAGGATTGGTGAACTACGAACCATACACAGGTAAACCATTTTAACATAACATTTAAAATCAATTATAAGAGTAACCTCCGAATGgcttctgaatttattttctttttcatcagaACTGAAGAGCATACTGGGCCACAGTGGCAAAAGAAAGGCTCCTGAACTCCTTTCTGATGGATCTTCTTTCAAACGACAAGCGACTGTTCACCCACATCTCCTGGTAAGTCTGTagtcattttttttctgtgtctttatttttcagtttgcttTGTATGATCAGAAACTACCAGATACAGCTATACCTCTCATTTTCTCGGGCTTGTTTTGATTTGcgtttgttgtttattttttttcctcctctgtcagACCCCACCCCAGACACCAACCTCTATGGATAGTATGGAGGAGACACATAAAACCGACCCAAAGCACGACGGCAGTTCTGATCTGCTTCAGAACATCATAAACATCAAGAACGAGTCGAGCCCCATTTCCCTGAACACGGTGCAGGTGAGCTGGCTGCACTCGGTCTCCAGCCACGGCTCGCCTGCCGAGCAGTACCAGGAGGGCCCGGGAGCACAGGCGTTCTCCCCGTCCCACAAGTACCAAGCGTTCCAGGACCACACCAGCCAGCATCTGCTCGATCCGCCGCAGCATTACCAGTTCCCTGCGTCCCAGAGCCACGACCTGTCCCAGAGTTATCCTTCAGATGCCTCCCTGGACTACAGGCCCTTTGTTGGCAGTGACCAGTCTCCTGCCTACCAGCAGAACACCTTTGAGAGCCACGAGCTGCCCTACTGCCCGTCGCAGAGCTTCTCTTCCCTCTTGAACGACTCGGAGGGCTCGGACAGCATCTCCGGTGCCCTGCAGCCGCTGGGCAGTGCCCACCCGCAGGCCGAGGTCGCCCCTCACGCCCCCAGCTTCAGCCTGCTCTCCAGCAACCTCTGCGGTAGTCTGGAGCGCAGCGTCTCCTTGGCTACTCTGAACGTCTCGCTGCCCGACCAAAACATTGCCAGAAGCACGACGCAGCTGGGCAAGTCGTTCTTTCAATGGCAagtggagcaggaggagaacaAACTGGCTAACATCCCTCAAGACCAGTTCCTTGCAAAAGACGCCGATGGAGACACGTGAGTGCCGTTTATCTTGGTCTCTCTTCTGTGGGAGGTTGGGGAATGtttctgtttgggttttggcaGTCCGTGGGTTATAGTGAAGCGGTTCAGTAGCAGTGTTTGCCACAAGTGCAGTGGTTTGGCTGATCAGGGGAAAGGTGTGGTGCTGCTGATGGCTGCCATGCAGAGCTCCAGGACACTTGAGTAGATGTAGTTTCTAATTTCAGGTGCTTATCGTTAGAATTGGCTAAATGGGGAATAAACATTGTAATTTAGATGCTTTAGATTGCACTGGTAAGAAAACACCCGTGTTCCCATCTTAGTTACAAAGAGGAGGTCTGAAGCTGGCAGCATAAAACCCTTTGCAGCATTTGGTTCTCTGCTGCCTTGAGCCCTGGTTGGTGTCTGGTGGTGTAACTCTGTTGCTCCTCTTTCCTGCAGCTTCCTCCACATCGCCGTGGCCCAGGGCCGTCGAGCACTCGCCTATGTTCTTGCCAGGAAGATGGCTGCCCTGCACATGCTGGAT
This region includes:
- the NFKBIZ gene encoding NF-kappa-B inhibitor zeta; protein product: MIVESSRDAAPDGGDGGALSSPINLAYFYGASPHSSEGSCSPAHSSAPGSPGSDSDLSVSSRGGGRREPRGGARPALQVEQHMGGGKQHRGPFQGVRVKNSVKELLLHFRSSKQMSSAPASEDSKAQGGLVNYEPYTELKSILGHSGKRKAPELLSDGSSFKRQATVHPHLLTPPQTPTSMDSMEETHKTDPKHDGSSDLLQNIINIKNESSPISLNTVQVSWLHSVSSHGSPAEQYQEGPGAQAFSPSHKYQAFQDHTSQHLLDPPQHYQFPASQSHDLSQSYPSDASLDYRPFVGSDQSPAYQQNTFESHELPYCPSQSFSSLLNDSEGSDSISGALQPLGSAHPQAEVAPHAPSFSLLSSNLCGSLERSVSLATLNVSLPDQNIARSTTQLGKSFFQWQVEQEENKLANIPQDQFLAKDADGDTFLHIAVAQGRRALAYVLARKMAALHMLDIKEHNGQSAFQVAVAANQHLIVQDLVSLGAQVNTTDCWGRTPLHVCAEKGHAQVLQAIQKGAMGSNQYVDLEATNYDGLTALHCAVLAHNTVLHELQNCQPPHSPEVQELLLRNKSLVETIKILIQMGASVEAKDRKSGRSALHLAAEEANLELIRLFLELPNYLSFVNAKAYNGNTALHVAASLQYRVSQLDAVRLLMRRGADPSARNLENEQPVHLVPDGLVGEQIRRILKGKAIQQRVSPF